A single region of the Mugil cephalus isolate CIBA_MC_2020 chromosome 4, CIBA_Mcephalus_1.1, whole genome shotgun sequence genome encodes:
- the LOC125006438 gene encoding DDB1- and CUL4-associated factor 1-like isoform X2 yields the protein MSSPGEERSAALSSALSNAVAAAMAVEAVSDLTSLLDEWEEAQRGSTDPLVSILTRISELIERETGEYHKADPDPFDDRHPGRADPNCRLGQLLKMLFINDDFTNALLDNYIMTSREVNLNTAACRLLQNIMPGLDSAVVFQEKDGLVEKLFVWAQEAERPLSVYATGLLARAMSNQEVAPSYREDNARLVPIMIRRLHQLQNEASATHMSSGQNLPQDHQDHQGPQNLDQDPQNLDQDPQDLDQNLDQDQDQDKEEERKPPPSSLAQKNGGCSSTRLLPGFVYQASPDQEDPQGGGGGGGGGGGGGGAGGKRRATVKENGKKAKQKLNFTSSCSSSRAEEEVEKEAAEEEVEGEEEGEEARTSWSEMSSMVIGSDYVLAPLSAAMEQRLILQYLAPLGDYQELLAVFMQLDTRSLLMSYIDLKKTNNVQLTFDALLYLASLLLHKKFAAEFISHGGVQRLLEVPRPSMAATGVSLCLYYLAYNQDAMERVCMLPEGVLSDMVSYALWLLESSHSSGVCHATMFFSISFSFRAVLQLFDQQDGLRRLVNLISTLDILNTDNEASVMSDDQTFSSRQTAKHTCMALRRYFEAHLAVKTEQVKQSLHSSDSGTIVAQQPFYKAYSYTREQIIEMMEFLIEFGSPRFHWEPVEVFSKLSCVPLMLQLISTACDWRTYYGRSDTVRYALDILSILTVVPKVRLVLADTVEVLDETRSLVSTVGMSIILGVAEGEVFVNDAEIQKSALQVIINCVCAPDQSLTTVTPLRPNLRPPQPPQTPHSRILVHMWQVLQNNNGIKVLLSLLSVKTPITDADLIRALACKALVGLSRSATIRQIISKLPLFTSGHIQQLMKEPVLQDKRSEHVLFCRFAAELTERVSGKPLLMGTEVSLARLQRASVVAQSRITFPERELLVLIRNHLVTKGLHDTAATLAKEAHLPASSSCCATPPPAPLPPPPPPPPSSSSSSSGPRTCRLAGGIAARVGATTPLSSRSISTPPSSSSSSSSALPPPPPPPLLPPPPTTPTTPQGQNSHVFGRILFSRERPAAVCNSGRKLRALKQKSDHGAFIQTPAMKKQLERHHPSPPTLDSIITEYLREQHARCPNPVTTCPPFSLFTPHRCPEPKQRRQASPNFTARLGSRVLYPKYGGVDRGCLDRHLIFSRFRPMSVFHEGDGDESGFTCCAFSARERFLMLGTCSGRLKFYNVFSGEEEANYTCHTSAITHLEPSRDGKLVLTSASWSVPLSALWSMDGVFSLKHSFADDNYVEFSKLSQDRVIGTKDQVAHIYDIQTGQKTLTLNEPALANNYKRNCATFNATDDLVLNDGVLWDVRASRAIHKFDKFNMNISGVFHPNSLEVIINTEIWDLRTFHLLHTVRALDQCRVVFNSNATIMYGAMLQADDEDDVMDQQMKSPFGSSFRTFDATDYKPIATVDVKRDIFDLCTDSKDCYLAVIENQDSVSLDTVCRLYEVGRQKLAEEGDDDEDDEDQDDDSSDSDDDDDDDDDDDDEDMDTDPLIEELVNNENPENQEGGNPAAEEEAEGNDNNSNDEDEDDEDESDSEDSYSDDDDDDDEGSDPFNPDTIDFLEESDDGEGQLFWF from the exons ATGTCGTCCCCGGGTGAAGAGCGTTCGGCCGCGCTGTCCTCGGCTCTGTCCAACGCGGTGGCGGCGGCGATGGCGGTGGAGGCCGTGTCCGACCTGACGTCGCTGCTGGACGAGTGGGAGGAAGCTCAGCGCGGCAGCACAGACCCTCTGGTCTCCATCCTCACCAG aATATCTGAGCTGATTGAACGGGAGACGGGAGAATATCACAAAGCAGATCCTGATCCGTTCGACGACCGTCATCCAG GACGAGCGGATCCAAACTGTCGACTCGGACAACTCCTGAAGATGCTCTTCATCAACGATGACTTCACCAACGCA CTGCTGGATAACTACATCATGACCAGCAGGGAGGTGAACCTGAACACGGCCGCCTGCCGCCTCCTGCAGAACATCATGCCGGGCCTGGACTCGGCCGTCGTCTTCCAGGAGAAG GACGGTTTGGTGGAGAAGTTGTTCGTCTGGGCTCAGGAAGCAGAACGTCCTCTGTCCGTCTACGCTACAGGTCTGTTGGCCCGAGCCATGAGCAACCAGGAGGTGGCGCCGAGCTACCGGGAGGACAACGCTCGCCTG GTTCCCATCATGATCCGTCGTCTTCACCAGCTGCAGAACGAAGCCTCCGCGACTCACATGAGCTCCGGTCAGAATCTACCTCAGGACCATCAGGACCATCAGGGCCCCcagaacctggaccaggacccccagaacctggaccaggaccctcaagacctggaccagaacctggaccaggaccaggaccaggataaggaggaggagaggaaacctCCTCCGTCCTCATTGGCCCAGAAAAATGGAGGCTGCAGCTCCACCCGACTCCTCCCAGGCTTCGTTTACCAGGCGAGTCCAGACCAGGAGGACccccagggaggaggaggaggaggaggaggaggaggaggaggaggaggagcggggggGAAGAGACGAGCCACCGTGAAGGAGAACGGGAAGAAGGCCAAGCAGAAGCtgaacttcacctcctcctgcagcagcagccgggcggaggaggaggtggagaaggaggcggccgaggaggaggtggagggggaggaggagggggaggaggcgaGGACCTCCTGGTCCGAGATGAGCTCCATGGTGATCGGCTCCGACTACGTCCTGGCTCCTCTGAGTGCGGCCATGGAGCAGAGGCTGATCCTGCAGTACCTGGCGCCACTGGGAGACTACCAGGAG CTCTTGGCCGTCTTCATGCAGCTGGACACCAGGTCTCTGCTGATGAGCTACATCGACCTGAAGAAAACCAACAACGTGCAGCTGACGTTCGACGCGCTGCTG TATCTGGCCTCGCTGCTCCTCCATAAGAAGTTTGCTGCTGAGTTCATATCTCATGGGGGGGTGCAGCGCCTCCTGGAGGTTCCCAGACCGTCCATGGCAGCGACGGGAGTCTCCCTGTGCCTGTACTACCTGGCCTACAACCAGGACGCCATGGAGAGG GTGTGCATGCTCCCTGAGGGCGTCCTCTCAGACATGGTGTCCTACGCCCTCTGGCTTCTCGAGTCGTCCCATTCGTCGGGCGTCTGTCACGCCACCAtgttcttctccatctccttctccttcagggCCGTGTTACAGCTCTTTGACCAGCAGGACGGACTCCGACGCCTCGTCAACCTG ATCAGTACTCTGGACATCCTGAACACAGATAACGAGGCGTCAGTCATGAGTGATGATCAGACTTTCTCCAGCAGACAGACGGCCAAACACACCTGTATGGCTCTACGCAG GTACTTTGAGGCTCATCTGGCCGTGAAGACGGAGCAGGTGAAACAGTCTCTACATTCTTCAGACAGCGGGACCATCGTTGCCCAGCAACCGTTCTACAAG gcCTATTCTTACACCAGGGAGCAGATCATTGAGATGATGGAGTTCCTCATAGAGTTCGGTTCTCCTCGGTTCCACTGGGAACCCGTGGAGGTTTTCTCCAAACTCTCCTGTGTTCCTTTGATGCTGCAGCTCATCTCCACAGCCTGCGACTGGAGGACCTACTACGGGAG gagtgACACGGTGCGTTATGCCCTGGACATCCTGTCCATCCTGACCGTGGTTCCTAAGGTCCGGTTGGTTCTGGCCGACActgtggaggttctggatgagacCAGGAGTCTGGTCTCTACTGTGG GTATGAGCATCATCCTCGGGGTGGCAGAGGGGGAGGTGTTTGTTAACGATGCTGAGATACAGAAGTCAGCGCTACAG GTGataataaactgtgtgtgtgctccagACCAGAGTCTAACCACCGTCACCCCCCTCAGGCCCAACCTCCGCCCCCCCCAGCCTCCTCAGACCCCCCACAGCCGCATCCTGGTCCACATGTGGCAGGTCCTCCAGAACAACAACGGCATCAAG GTGCTCCTGTCCCTGTTGTCGGTGAAGACGCCGATAACAGACGCTGACCTCATCAGGGCTCTGGCCTGCAAAGCTCTGGTCGGACTCTCTCGCAGCGCCACCATCAGGCAGATCATCAGCAAACTACCGCTGTTCACCAGCGGACACATCCAGCAG CTGATGAAGGAGCCCGTGCTCCAGGACAAGCGCAGTGAGCACGTGCTGTTCTGCCGCTTCGCGGCGGAGCTGACGGAGCGTGTGTCGGGGAAACCGCTGCTCATGGGCACGGAGGTGTCTCTGGCGCGGCTGCAGAGGGCGAGCGTGGTGGCCCAGTCCCGCATCACCTTCCCCGAGAGGGAGCTGCTGGTCCTCATCAGGAACCACCTGGTCACCAAGGGCCTCCACGACACGGCCGCCACGCTCGCCAAGGAGGCGCATTTACccgccagctcctcctgctgcgccacgcctcctcctgctcctctccctcctcctcctcctcctcctccttcatcatcatcctcctcctcaggacCCAGGACATGTCGTTTAGCCGGTGGCATCGCGGCTCGCGTTGGAGCCACCACCCCTTTATCCTCCCGCTCCATCTCAacccccccgtcctcctcctcctcctcctcctcagcccttcctcctcctcctcctcctcctcttcttcctcctcctcctactactCCCACTACTCCTCAGGGACAAAACTCACATGTGTTCGGTCGGATTCTGTTTTCTCGTGAGCGTCCGGCGGCCGTTTGTAACTCAGGGAGGAAACTCAGAGCTCTGAAGCAGAAGTCTGACCACGGAGCTTTTATCCAG ACTCCAGCCatgaagaagcagctggagcGCCACCACCCGTCCCCTCCGACGCTGGACAGCATCATCACCGAGTACCTGAGGGAGCAACACGCCCGATGCCCCAACCCGGTCACCACCTGCCCCCCGTTCTCCCTCTTCACCCCCCACCGCTGCCCCGAGCCCAAGCAGAGGCGGCAGGCCTCCCCCAACTTCACCGCCCGGCTGGGCAGCAGAGTCCTGTACCCGAAGTACGGCGGCGTGGACCGAGGATGTCTGGACCGACACCTGATATTCAGCAG GTTTCGTCCGATGTCCGTCTTCCACGAGGGCGACGGAGACGAGAGCGGCTTCACCTGCTGCGCCTTCTCGGCCCGCGAGCGTTTCCTGATGCTGGGAACCTGCTCCGGGCGCCTCAAGTTCTACAACGTGTTctctggggaggaggaggccaacTACACCTGCCACACGTCGGCCATCACTCACCTGGAGCCCTCCAGG gaCGGGAAGTTGGTGCTGACCTCCGCCTCCTGGAGCGTCCCGTTGTCGGCTCTCTGGAGCATGGACGGCGTCTTCAGCCTGAa ACACTCGTTCGCCGACGATAACTACGTCGAGTTCAGCAAACTCTCTCAGGACCGAGTCATCGGCACCAAAGACCAAGTCGCACAC ATCTACGACATCCAGACGGGTCAGAAGACGTTGACCCTGAACGAGCCGGCTCTGGCCAACAACTACAAGAGGAACTGCGCTACGTTCAACGCCACCGACGACCTGGTGCTGAACGACGGCGTCCTGTGGGACGTCCGGGCGTCGCGCGCCATCCACAAGTTCGACAAgttcaacatgaacatcagcggCGTTTTCCACCCAAACAGCCTGGAGGTCATCATCAACACCGAGATC TGGGACCTGAGgaccttccacctcctccacacagTCCGAGCTCTGGACCAGTGCAGAGTCGTCTTCAACAGCAACGCCACCATCATGTACGGAG CGATGCTCCAGgctgatgatgaggatgatgtcATGGACCAGCAGATGAAGAGTCCCTTCGGTTCCTCCTTCAGGACCTTTGATGCTACGGACTACAAGCCCATTG cCACCGTGGACGTAAAGAGGGACATCTTTGACCTGTGCACTGACTCCAAGGACTGTTACCTGGCCGTCATCGAG AACCAGGACTCAGTGAGTCTGGACACAGTTTGTCGTCTCTATGAGGTCGGACGACAGAAACTGGCTGAAGAGGGAGACGACGACGAG GACGATGAAGATCAGGACGACGACTCCTCGGACTCGGACGACGAtgacgatgacgacgacgacgatgatgatgaagacaTGGACACAGATCCGCTCATAGAGGAGTTGGTCAATAACGAGAACCCTGAGAACCAGGAGGGAGGGAACCCTGCAGCTGAGGAAGAG GCCGAAGgcaacgacaacaacagcaacgatgaagatgaagatgatgaggatgaaTCTGACTCTGAGGACTCgtacagtgatgatgatgatgatgatgatgaaggctCCGACCCGTTTAACCCGGACACCATCGACT ttTTAGAAGAGTCTGATGATGGTGAAGGTCAGTtgttctggttctga
- the LOC125006438 gene encoding DDB1- and CUL4-associated factor 1-like isoform X1 gives MPEIRVSLRLRRTAMSSPGEERSAALSSALSNAVAAAMAVEAVSDLTSLLDEWEEAQRGSTDPLVSILTRISELIERETGEYHKADPDPFDDRHPGRADPNCRLGQLLKMLFINDDFTNALLDNYIMTSREVNLNTAACRLLQNIMPGLDSAVVFQEKDGLVEKLFVWAQEAERPLSVYATGLLARAMSNQEVAPSYREDNARLVPIMIRRLHQLQNEASATHMSSGQNLPQDHQDHQGPQNLDQDPQNLDQDPQDLDQNLDQDQDQDKEEERKPPPSSLAQKNGGCSSTRLLPGFVYQASPDQEDPQGGGGGGGGGGGGGGAGGKRRATVKENGKKAKQKLNFTSSCSSSRAEEEVEKEAAEEEVEGEEEGEEARTSWSEMSSMVIGSDYVLAPLSAAMEQRLILQYLAPLGDYQELLAVFMQLDTRSLLMSYIDLKKTNNVQLTFDALLYLASLLLHKKFAAEFISHGGVQRLLEVPRPSMAATGVSLCLYYLAYNQDAMERVCMLPEGVLSDMVSYALWLLESSHSSGVCHATMFFSISFSFRAVLQLFDQQDGLRRLVNLISTLDILNTDNEASVMSDDQTFSSRQTAKHTCMALRRYFEAHLAVKTEQVKQSLHSSDSGTIVAQQPFYKAYSYTREQIIEMMEFLIEFGSPRFHWEPVEVFSKLSCVPLMLQLISTACDWRTYYGRSDTVRYALDILSILTVVPKVRLVLADTVEVLDETRSLVSTVGMSIILGVAEGEVFVNDAEIQKSALQVIINCVCAPDQSLTTVTPLRPNLRPPQPPQTPHSRILVHMWQVLQNNNGIKVLLSLLSVKTPITDADLIRALACKALVGLSRSATIRQIISKLPLFTSGHIQQLMKEPVLQDKRSEHVLFCRFAAELTERVSGKPLLMGTEVSLARLQRASVVAQSRITFPERELLVLIRNHLVTKGLHDTAATLAKEAHLPASSSCCATPPPAPLPPPPPPPPSSSSSSSGPRTCRLAGGIAARVGATTPLSSRSISTPPSSSSSSSSALPPPPPPPLLPPPPTTPTTPQGQNSHVFGRILFSRERPAAVCNSGRKLRALKQKSDHGAFIQTPAMKKQLERHHPSPPTLDSIITEYLREQHARCPNPVTTCPPFSLFTPHRCPEPKQRRQASPNFTARLGSRVLYPKYGGVDRGCLDRHLIFSRFRPMSVFHEGDGDESGFTCCAFSARERFLMLGTCSGRLKFYNVFSGEEEANYTCHTSAITHLEPSRDGKLVLTSASWSVPLSALWSMDGVFSLKHSFADDNYVEFSKLSQDRVIGTKDQVAHIYDIQTGQKTLTLNEPALANNYKRNCATFNATDDLVLNDGVLWDVRASRAIHKFDKFNMNISGVFHPNSLEVIINTEIWDLRTFHLLHTVRALDQCRVVFNSNATIMYGAMLQADDEDDVMDQQMKSPFGSSFRTFDATDYKPIATVDVKRDIFDLCTDSKDCYLAVIENQDSVSLDTVCRLYEVGRQKLAEEGDDDEDDEDQDDDSSDSDDDDDDDDDDDDEDMDTDPLIEELVNNENPENQEGGNPAAEEEAEGNDNNSNDEDEDDEDESDSEDSYSDDDDDDDEGSDPFNPDTIDFLEESDDGEGQLFWF, from the exons ATGCCTGAGATCCGAGTGTCTCTCCGGCTGCGGAGG ACTGCGATGTCGTCCCCGGGTGAAGAGCGTTCGGCCGCGCTGTCCTCGGCTCTGTCCAACGCGGTGGCGGCGGCGATGGCGGTGGAGGCCGTGTCCGACCTGACGTCGCTGCTGGACGAGTGGGAGGAAGCTCAGCGCGGCAGCACAGACCCTCTGGTCTCCATCCTCACCAG aATATCTGAGCTGATTGAACGGGAGACGGGAGAATATCACAAAGCAGATCCTGATCCGTTCGACGACCGTCATCCAG GACGAGCGGATCCAAACTGTCGACTCGGACAACTCCTGAAGATGCTCTTCATCAACGATGACTTCACCAACGCA CTGCTGGATAACTACATCATGACCAGCAGGGAGGTGAACCTGAACACGGCCGCCTGCCGCCTCCTGCAGAACATCATGCCGGGCCTGGACTCGGCCGTCGTCTTCCAGGAGAAG GACGGTTTGGTGGAGAAGTTGTTCGTCTGGGCTCAGGAAGCAGAACGTCCTCTGTCCGTCTACGCTACAGGTCTGTTGGCCCGAGCCATGAGCAACCAGGAGGTGGCGCCGAGCTACCGGGAGGACAACGCTCGCCTG GTTCCCATCATGATCCGTCGTCTTCACCAGCTGCAGAACGAAGCCTCCGCGACTCACATGAGCTCCGGTCAGAATCTACCTCAGGACCATCAGGACCATCAGGGCCCCcagaacctggaccaggacccccagaacctggaccaggaccctcaagacctggaccagaacctggaccaggaccaggaccaggataaggaggaggagaggaaacctCCTCCGTCCTCATTGGCCCAGAAAAATGGAGGCTGCAGCTCCACCCGACTCCTCCCAGGCTTCGTTTACCAGGCGAGTCCAGACCAGGAGGACccccagggaggaggaggaggaggaggaggaggaggaggaggaggaggagcggggggGAAGAGACGAGCCACCGTGAAGGAGAACGGGAAGAAGGCCAAGCAGAAGCtgaacttcacctcctcctgcagcagcagccgggcggaggaggaggtggagaaggaggcggccgaggaggaggtggagggggaggaggagggggaggaggcgaGGACCTCCTGGTCCGAGATGAGCTCCATGGTGATCGGCTCCGACTACGTCCTGGCTCCTCTGAGTGCGGCCATGGAGCAGAGGCTGATCCTGCAGTACCTGGCGCCACTGGGAGACTACCAGGAG CTCTTGGCCGTCTTCATGCAGCTGGACACCAGGTCTCTGCTGATGAGCTACATCGACCTGAAGAAAACCAACAACGTGCAGCTGACGTTCGACGCGCTGCTG TATCTGGCCTCGCTGCTCCTCCATAAGAAGTTTGCTGCTGAGTTCATATCTCATGGGGGGGTGCAGCGCCTCCTGGAGGTTCCCAGACCGTCCATGGCAGCGACGGGAGTCTCCCTGTGCCTGTACTACCTGGCCTACAACCAGGACGCCATGGAGAGG GTGTGCATGCTCCCTGAGGGCGTCCTCTCAGACATGGTGTCCTACGCCCTCTGGCTTCTCGAGTCGTCCCATTCGTCGGGCGTCTGTCACGCCACCAtgttcttctccatctccttctccttcagggCCGTGTTACAGCTCTTTGACCAGCAGGACGGACTCCGACGCCTCGTCAACCTG ATCAGTACTCTGGACATCCTGAACACAGATAACGAGGCGTCAGTCATGAGTGATGATCAGACTTTCTCCAGCAGACAGACGGCCAAACACACCTGTATGGCTCTACGCAG GTACTTTGAGGCTCATCTGGCCGTGAAGACGGAGCAGGTGAAACAGTCTCTACATTCTTCAGACAGCGGGACCATCGTTGCCCAGCAACCGTTCTACAAG gcCTATTCTTACACCAGGGAGCAGATCATTGAGATGATGGAGTTCCTCATAGAGTTCGGTTCTCCTCGGTTCCACTGGGAACCCGTGGAGGTTTTCTCCAAACTCTCCTGTGTTCCTTTGATGCTGCAGCTCATCTCCACAGCCTGCGACTGGAGGACCTACTACGGGAG gagtgACACGGTGCGTTATGCCCTGGACATCCTGTCCATCCTGACCGTGGTTCCTAAGGTCCGGTTGGTTCTGGCCGACActgtggaggttctggatgagacCAGGAGTCTGGTCTCTACTGTGG GTATGAGCATCATCCTCGGGGTGGCAGAGGGGGAGGTGTTTGTTAACGATGCTGAGATACAGAAGTCAGCGCTACAG GTGataataaactgtgtgtgtgctccagACCAGAGTCTAACCACCGTCACCCCCCTCAGGCCCAACCTCCGCCCCCCCCAGCCTCCTCAGACCCCCCACAGCCGCATCCTGGTCCACATGTGGCAGGTCCTCCAGAACAACAACGGCATCAAG GTGCTCCTGTCCCTGTTGTCGGTGAAGACGCCGATAACAGACGCTGACCTCATCAGGGCTCTGGCCTGCAAAGCTCTGGTCGGACTCTCTCGCAGCGCCACCATCAGGCAGATCATCAGCAAACTACCGCTGTTCACCAGCGGACACATCCAGCAG CTGATGAAGGAGCCCGTGCTCCAGGACAAGCGCAGTGAGCACGTGCTGTTCTGCCGCTTCGCGGCGGAGCTGACGGAGCGTGTGTCGGGGAAACCGCTGCTCATGGGCACGGAGGTGTCTCTGGCGCGGCTGCAGAGGGCGAGCGTGGTGGCCCAGTCCCGCATCACCTTCCCCGAGAGGGAGCTGCTGGTCCTCATCAGGAACCACCTGGTCACCAAGGGCCTCCACGACACGGCCGCCACGCTCGCCAAGGAGGCGCATTTACccgccagctcctcctgctgcgccacgcctcctcctgctcctctccctcctcctcctcctcctcctccttcatcatcatcctcctcctcaggacCCAGGACATGTCGTTTAGCCGGTGGCATCGCGGCTCGCGTTGGAGCCACCACCCCTTTATCCTCCCGCTCCATCTCAacccccccgtcctcctcctcctcctcctcctcagcccttcctcctcctcctcctcctcctcttcttcctcctcctcctactactCCCACTACTCCTCAGGGACAAAACTCACATGTGTTCGGTCGGATTCTGTTTTCTCGTGAGCGTCCGGCGGCCGTTTGTAACTCAGGGAGGAAACTCAGAGCTCTGAAGCAGAAGTCTGACCACGGAGCTTTTATCCAG ACTCCAGCCatgaagaagcagctggagcGCCACCACCCGTCCCCTCCGACGCTGGACAGCATCATCACCGAGTACCTGAGGGAGCAACACGCCCGATGCCCCAACCCGGTCACCACCTGCCCCCCGTTCTCCCTCTTCACCCCCCACCGCTGCCCCGAGCCCAAGCAGAGGCGGCAGGCCTCCCCCAACTTCACCGCCCGGCTGGGCAGCAGAGTCCTGTACCCGAAGTACGGCGGCGTGGACCGAGGATGTCTGGACCGACACCTGATATTCAGCAG GTTTCGTCCGATGTCCGTCTTCCACGAGGGCGACGGAGACGAGAGCGGCTTCACCTGCTGCGCCTTCTCGGCCCGCGAGCGTTTCCTGATGCTGGGAACCTGCTCCGGGCGCCTCAAGTTCTACAACGTGTTctctggggaggaggaggccaacTACACCTGCCACACGTCGGCCATCACTCACCTGGAGCCCTCCAGG gaCGGGAAGTTGGTGCTGACCTCCGCCTCCTGGAGCGTCCCGTTGTCGGCTCTCTGGAGCATGGACGGCGTCTTCAGCCTGAa ACACTCGTTCGCCGACGATAACTACGTCGAGTTCAGCAAACTCTCTCAGGACCGAGTCATCGGCACCAAAGACCAAGTCGCACAC ATCTACGACATCCAGACGGGTCAGAAGACGTTGACCCTGAACGAGCCGGCTCTGGCCAACAACTACAAGAGGAACTGCGCTACGTTCAACGCCACCGACGACCTGGTGCTGAACGACGGCGTCCTGTGGGACGTCCGGGCGTCGCGCGCCATCCACAAGTTCGACAAgttcaacatgaacatcagcggCGTTTTCCACCCAAACAGCCTGGAGGTCATCATCAACACCGAGATC TGGGACCTGAGgaccttccacctcctccacacagTCCGAGCTCTGGACCAGTGCAGAGTCGTCTTCAACAGCAACGCCACCATCATGTACGGAG CGATGCTCCAGgctgatgatgaggatgatgtcATGGACCAGCAGATGAAGAGTCCCTTCGGTTCCTCCTTCAGGACCTTTGATGCTACGGACTACAAGCCCATTG cCACCGTGGACGTAAAGAGGGACATCTTTGACCTGTGCACTGACTCCAAGGACTGTTACCTGGCCGTCATCGAG AACCAGGACTCAGTGAGTCTGGACACAGTTTGTCGTCTCTATGAGGTCGGACGACAGAAACTGGCTGAAGAGGGAGACGACGACGAG GACGATGAAGATCAGGACGACGACTCCTCGGACTCGGACGACGAtgacgatgacgacgacgacgatgatgatgaagacaTGGACACAGATCCGCTCATAGAGGAGTTGGTCAATAACGAGAACCCTGAGAACCAGGAGGGAGGGAACCCTGCAGCTGAGGAAGAG GCCGAAGgcaacgacaacaacagcaacgatgaagatgaagatgatgaggatgaaTCTGACTCTGAGGACTCgtacagtgatgatgatgatgatgatgatgaaggctCCGACCCGTTTAACCCGGACACCATCGACT ttTTAGAAGAGTCTGATGATGGTGAAGGTCAGTtgttctggttctga